The DNA sequence TATCTGTTTTTGATCGAAAAAACCATTAATGAAGAATTCGATTATAACGCATCTCAACAACTTTATTTAACCAAAAACTCTTGGACTAAAGTTGTGAATTGTAAAAATAATATTCTGCATTTACTTCATAAAACATATGAAAATCTTAGTAATGAAAGTACATTACAGGATTATAAGACGGTTTTTTTGATGAATTACATAAACGAACAAGATTATATTTTGGCATGTATTGAAGACCTTAGAAAAGAAAACTTAATTATAAATTAAAATAAAATAATGATACCTAATTTTAAAGCACATCCATGGCATGGGATTCCTGTCGGAGATGAAGCACCAAATGTTGTAAATGTCTTTGTGGAAATTGTACCAAGCGATACTATTAAATATGAAATCGACAAACAAAGTGGTTATTTAAAGGTTGACCGTCCGCAGCAGTTCTCTAATATTATTCCTGCTTTATATGGATTTATTCCAAGAACTTATTGCCATGATGAAGTTTTAAAATTAGCTTTGGAAAGCGGTGCACAAAATGTAGATAGAGGAGATTTAGATCCACTGGATATTTGTGTACTAAGTTCCCACAATATTCACTCAGGTGGAATGTTGATGGAAGCATTGCCAATCGGTGGTTTTAAAATGATCGACAAAGGTGAAGCTGATGATAAAATTGTTGCAGTAATGAAAGGTGACCATGCTTTTGGACATTTCAGAGACATTACCGAATTGCCACAAGCAGAAGTAAAGCGTTTGATGCACTATTTCCTTACTTACAAAAACCTTCCCGATGAGCCAGCAAAATGTACCATCCACGAGGTTTATGGTGCAGAACATGCGAAAAAAGTGATTAAAGCATCACAGAAGGATTACGCAAATAAATTTGGTGGATAAACCCATCAGTTTTCCATAATTATTAATAGGTAAATGTTTTCATTTGCCTATTTTTTATTTTAATTAATGAACTTTAAGTTAAAAAAAAGGCGTATTTTCGATTAACGTTTTAATTAACAAAAATTTAACATTAACAAAATTAACATCAAAAAGTAATTTATGGATTTATTATTTTATCTCGTACCAATATTTGGTATTATTGCTTTAATCTACACTTTTGTTCAAAGCTCTTGGGTGAGTAAACAAAATGCAGGTAATGTCCGCATGAAAGAAATTGCAGGTTATATTTCAGATGGAGCGATGGCTTTCTTAAAAGCTGAATACAAAGTGATGGCGTACTTCGTAGTCGTTGTTGCAATTTTATTAGCATTAATGGGCGCGTCGAACGCTAACTCTCACTGGAGTATCGGTATTTCATTCGTTTTAGGAGCGATTCTTTCTGCTCTGGCAGGATTTATTGGAATGAAGATCGCGACCAAAGCCAACGTAAGGACAGCCGAAGCCGCAAAAACTTCTTTGTCTAAAGCCTTGAAAGTTTCCTTCACCGGAGGTTCCGTTATGGGAATGGGTGTTGCTGGTTTAGCGGTTTTAGGTTTGGGTGGTTTGTACATCATCATTAAACAAATTTTTGCGCCAGGTGCCGGTGTTGATTCTCACGAAATGGAAAGAACCATCGAGATTTTGACCGGATTCTCTTTAGGTGCTGAATCTATTGCACTTTTCGCCAGAGTTGGTGGTGGTATTTATACCAAAGCAGCCGATGTTGGTGCCGACTTAGTTGGAAAAGTAGAAGCAGGAATTCCTGAAGATGATCCAAGAAACCCAGCAACGATTGCTGATAATGTTGGAGATAACGTAGGAGATGTTGCCGGAATGGGCGCTGATTTATTCGGATCTTATGTTGCAACGGTTTTAGCAACAATGGTATTGGGTAGAGAAACTTTATCTGTAGATGCCTTTGGAGGTTTTGCTCCCATTCTTTTACCTATGTTAATTGCTGGTACAGGAATTATTTATTCAATGATTGGAACTTTATTTGTGAAAATTGGTGAAACAACAAGTTTGGATATTTCTCCTGTACAAAATGCTCTAAACTTAGGAAACTGGGGAAGTATTATTTTGACAGCAATTTCTTCTTATTTCTTAGTTACTTATATAATGCCGGAAACCATGGTGTTAAGAGGACATGAAT is a window from the Kaistella flava (ex Peng et al. 2021) genome containing:
- a CDS encoding inorganic pyrophosphatase, whose translation is MIPNFKAHPWHGIPVGDEAPNVVNVFVEIVPSDTIKYEIDKQSGYLKVDRPQQFSNIIPALYGFIPRTYCHDEVLKLALESGAQNVDRGDLDPLDICVLSSHNIHSGGMLMEALPIGGFKMIDKGEADDKIVAVMKGDHAFGHFRDITELPQAEVKRLMHYFLTYKNLPDEPAKCTIHEVYGAEHAKKVIKASQKDYANKFGG